Proteins encoded together in one Flavobacterium keumense window:
- a CDS encoding Lrp/AsnC family transcriptional regulator, with protein sequence MKINSLQVEIDGIDKEILRDLMEDARKPILQIANKIGISGAAIHQRLRKLEQSGVISGSKFTVNHKVLGYNTMAFVGIYLDKAARNSEAVRDLKKIPEVLECHYTTGNWSILIKIICLDNEHLMHLLNTKIQAIEGVSRTETFISLDQQIDRQIQL encoded by the coding sequence ATGAAAATCAATTCACTTCAAGTAGAGATAGACGGTATTGACAAAGAAATTTTGCGCGATTTAATGGAAGATGCGCGAAAACCCATTCTTCAAATTGCCAATAAAATTGGGATCTCAGGGGCTGCCATTCACCAACGCTTACGAAAACTAGAACAATCTGGCGTAATCTCGGGTTCCAAGTTTACCGTAAATCACAAAGTATTAGGATACAATACGATGGCTTTTGTGGGAATCTATTTGGACAAAGCCGCTCGAAATTCAGAAGCCGTACGCGACTTAAAGAAAATTCCAGAAGTGCTGGAATGCCATTACACCACGGGAAACTGGTCTATTTTGATTAAAATCATCTGTTTGGATAACGAACACTTGATGCACTTATTAAATACCAAAATTCAAGCTATTGAAGGCGTTTCCAGAACAGAAACATTCATTTCATTAGACCAACAAATAGATAGGCAAATACAATTGTAG
- the truB gene encoding tRNA pseudouridine(55) synthase TruB — protein MQAEDFLNGQILLIDKPLTWSSFQAVNKLKYILKRQFDLPKKFKIGHAGTLDPLATGLLIICTGKFTKKITEIQAQPKEYTGTFFIGATTPSYDLETVIDQTYPTAHIDEALIHKTVEQFLGEIDQKPPVFSAIKKEGTRLYEHARAGVEVEIDSRKTTIYEFEITRIALPEIDFRVVCSKGTYIRSLAFDFGKAMQSGSHLTALRRTKIGNYNVQNAMNPEEFEKKYVLNSSE, from the coding sequence ATGCAAGCCGAAGATTTTTTGAATGGTCAAATTCTTTTGATTGACAAACCGTTAACTTGGTCTTCTTTTCAAGCGGTGAACAAATTGAAATACATTTTAAAGCGCCAATTTGATTTACCAAAAAAATTCAAAATTGGTCACGCAGGAACCTTAGACCCTTTGGCCACTGGACTATTGATCATTTGTACAGGAAAATTTACAAAAAAAATCACTGAAATTCAGGCACAACCCAAAGAATACACCGGTACTTTCTTTATTGGAGCTACAACTCCTTCGTATGATTTAGAAACTGTAATCGATCAAACCTACCCTACCGCTCATATTGATGAAGCCTTGATTCATAAAACGGTGGAGCAATTTTTAGGCGAAATTGACCAAAAACCTCCTGTTTTTTCAGCTATAAAAAAGGAAGGAACACGCTTGTACGAACACGCAAGAGCAGGTGTTGAAGTTGAAATTGATTCAAGAAAAACGACTATTTACGAATTTGAAATCACCCGAATCGCTTTGCCAGAAATTGACTTTAGAGTCGTGTGTAGCAAAGGAACTTATATTCGCTCCTTAGCATTTGATTTTGGAAAAGCAATGCAATCTGGATCGCATTTAACCGCCTTGCGTCGGACTAAAATTGGCAACTACAATGTGCAAAATGCAATGAATCCAGAGGAGTTTGAGAAAAAATATGTATTAAATTCTTCTGAATAA
- the pyrH gene encoding UMP kinase, protein MKYNRILLKLSGEALMGDLNYGIDPKRLAEYADEIKQIHDKGVEIAIVIGGGNIFRGVAGVSSGMDRVQGDYMGMLATVINGMALQGALEDKGMKTRLQTALKMESIAEPYIKRRAVRHLEKGRIVIFGAGTGNPYFTTDTAAVLRGIEVNADVILKGTRVDGVYDSDPEKNAGAVKFDYISFEDVLSKGLNVMDTTAFTLSQENKLPIVVFDMNKEGNLIKICEGKNIGTVVNI, encoded by the coding sequence ATGAAATACAATAGAATTCTTCTAAAATTAAGTGGCGAAGCTTTAATGGGCGATTTAAACTACGGAATTGACCCAAAAAGATTAGCAGAATATGCTGACGAAATCAAACAAATTCATGACAAAGGAGTTGAAATTGCCATTGTAATTGGAGGTGGTAATATCTTTAGAGGTGTTGCTGGAGTGAGTTCAGGCATGGACCGTGTTCAAGGCGATTATATGGGAATGTTAGCTACCGTTATTAATGGTATGGCATTGCAAGGCGCTTTGGAAGACAAAGGAATGAAAACTCGTTTGCAAACTGCCTTGAAAATGGAATCTATTGCAGAGCCTTATATCAAAAGAAGGGCCGTTCGTCACCTTGAAAAAGGAAGAATTGTAATCTTTGGAGCAGGAACAGGAAATCCTTACTTTACTACAGACACTGCAGCTGTTTTACGCGGAATTGAGGTAAACGCTGATGTGATTTTAAAAGGAACTCGTGTTGATGGTGTTTACGACTCTGATCCAGAGAAAAATGCTGGTGCTGTAAAATTCGACTACATTTCTTTTGAAGATGTATTAAGCAAAGGATTGAATGTAATGGACACTACAGCCTTTACTTTAAGCCAAGAAAATAAATTACCAATTGTAGTTTTTGACATGAACAAAGAGGGCAACCTAATTAAAATTTGCGAAGGCAAAAACATAGGAACAGTAGTAAATATTTAA
- a CDS encoding leucine--tRNA ligase, whose product MKYNPNEIEAKWQKYWAENQTFAAQNNSDKPKHYVLDMFPYPSGAGLHVGHPLGYIASDVYSRYKRHQGFNVLHPMGYDSFGLPAEQYAIQTGQRPEDTTSVNIDGGVDKEGNQIAGYRKQLDKIGFSFDWSREVRTSNPDYYKHTQWIFIQLFNSWYNKKADKAEDISTLITVFEKEGNANVNAVCDDNIAPFSAAEWNAFSSEEQQKILLQYRLTYLAETEVNWCPGLGTVLANDEIVNGVSERGGFPVIRKKMTQWSMRISAYAERLLQGLDTIDWTESIKESQRNWIGKSVGAMVSFNVIASETKQSIEVFTTRPDTIFGVTFMTLAPEHELVAQITTPEQKQAVEEYIEKTAKRSERERMADVKTISGVFTGAFAEHPFTKEPIPVWIGDYVLAGYGTGAVMAVPCGDERDYAFANFFKGQNGMPAIKNIFNKDISEAAYGEKGGFELVDSDFLNGLGYKEGTKKVIEALEKIGAGKAKVNYRLRDAVFSRQRYWGEPFPVYYVNGLPQMIDKKHLPIVLPEVEKYLPTEDGQPPLGNATTWAWDVEKSEVVSCELIDNVNIFPLELNTMPGWAGSSWYWMRYMDAHNENEFASQDALKYWESVDLYIGGSEHATGHLLYSRFWNKFLKDRGYAPTEEPFKKLINQGMILGMSAFVYRWEYGVNEGENRKTIFISKNIIDMSIKAESMLINDVESLKKIIANQFIISDRTSWSHFTPIHVDLSCINDVTNELDIEKFKSYPLYSDYANAEFILENGELYDANSSPSGRSGGAYIVGREIEKMSKSKYNVVTPDLICAEYGADTLRLYEMFLGPLEQAKPWNTAGISGVFGFLKKLCRLYFDDNGLIVTDNEPTKDNLKSLHKTIKKVAEDIESFSFNTSVSQFMICVNELSTQNCHERAILEPLAILISPYAPHIAEELWSLLGHSDSIATVAFPEFEPAHLVESSKEYPVSFNGKMRFTIELPLDLTKEQIEAIVMKDERTLRQLDGRTPNKVIIVPGKIINLVG is encoded by the coding sequence ATGAAATACAATCCGAACGAAATTGAAGCGAAATGGCAAAAGTATTGGGCAGAGAATCAAACTTTTGCAGCGCAAAATAATTCTGATAAACCCAAACATTATGTGTTAGATATGTTTCCGTATCCATCCGGAGCGGGCTTACATGTAGGGCATCCGTTAGGGTATATCGCTTCGGATGTGTATTCAAGATACAAAAGACACCAAGGATTTAATGTGTTGCACCCAATGGGGTATGACAGTTTTGGCTTGCCAGCAGAACAATATGCTATTCAAACAGGACAACGTCCAGAAGATACGACTTCGGTCAATATTGATGGTGGGGTTGACAAAGAAGGAAATCAAATTGCGGGATACAGAAAACAGCTAGATAAAATCGGGTTTTCATTTGATTGGAGTCGCGAAGTGCGAACTTCTAATCCTGATTATTACAAGCATACTCAATGGATTTTTATTCAATTATTTAATTCTTGGTACAATAAAAAAGCAGATAAAGCGGAAGATATTTCGACTTTAATAACTGTATTCGAAAAAGAGGGGAATGCAAATGTCAATGCAGTTTGTGATGATAACATTGCTCCTTTTTCAGCTGCAGAATGGAACGCCTTTTCATCAGAGGAACAACAAAAAATACTATTGCAATACCGTTTAACGTATTTGGCAGAAACCGAAGTGAATTGGTGTCCGGGATTAGGAACTGTTTTGGCGAATGACGAAATTGTAAATGGTGTTTCAGAGCGCGGTGGTTTTCCAGTGATTCGAAAAAAAATGACGCAATGGAGTATGCGAATTTCAGCTTATGCCGAGCGTTTATTACAAGGATTAGACACTATTGATTGGACCGAAAGTATTAAAGAAAGTCAACGCAACTGGATTGGAAAATCGGTTGGAGCCATGGTTTCATTCAACGTCATTGCGAGCGAAACGAAGCAATCTATTGAAGTATTCACCACCCGTCCTGATACTATTTTTGGAGTAACGTTCATGACTTTGGCCCCAGAGCATGAGTTGGTGGCACAAATTACGACTCCAGAACAAAAACAAGCAGTGGAGGAATATATTGAAAAAACAGCAAAACGTTCCGAGCGTGAGCGAATGGCCGATGTCAAAACCATTTCAGGTGTTTTTACAGGTGCGTTTGCCGAACATCCGTTTACAAAAGAACCGATTCCAGTTTGGATTGGCGATTATGTGTTGGCAGGATATGGAACTGGAGCAGTAATGGCGGTGCCTTGTGGAGACGAAAGAGATTATGCGTTTGCTAATTTCTTCAAAGGTCAAAACGGAATGCCAGCCATTAAAAATATTTTTAACAAAGACATTTCAGAAGCGGCTTATGGAGAAAAAGGAGGCTTTGAATTAGTAGATTCTGACTTTTTGAATGGCTTAGGATACAAAGAAGGTACGAAAAAAGTAATTGAAGCCTTAGAAAAAATTGGTGCAGGAAAAGCAAAAGTTAATTACCGTTTGCGTGATGCAGTTTTTTCTCGTCAACGGTATTGGGGAGAGCCATTTCCAGTATATTATGTAAATGGATTGCCTCAGATGATTGATAAAAAACATTTGCCAATCGTTTTACCAGAAGTTGAAAAGTATTTGCCAACCGAAGACGGACAACCGCCATTAGGAAACGCAACTACTTGGGCATGGGACGTTGAAAAGTCGGAAGTGGTGAGTTGTGAGTTGATAGACAATGTAAACATATTTCCATTAGAATTAAACACGATGCCAGGTTGGGCAGGAAGTTCGTGGTACTGGATGCGTTATATGGATGCACACAACGAAAACGAATTTGCCAGTCAAGATGCCTTGAAGTATTGGGAAAGTGTAGATTTGTACATTGGCGGAAGCGAACATGCCACAGGGCATTTATTATACTCACGTTTTTGGAACAAATTTTTAAAAGACAGAGGCTATGCTCCAACCGAAGAACCGTTCAAAAAACTGATTAATCAGGGAATGATTTTGGGGATGAGTGCGTTTGTGTATAGATGGGAATATGGAGTTAATGAAGGAGAAAATAGAAAAACGATTTTTATTTCTAAAAATATAATAGATATGTCAATTAAGGCGGAGTCCATGTTAATTAATGATGTCGAAAGTTTGAAAAAGATAATTGCGAATCAATTCATTATTTCAGATAGGACATCATGGTCTCATTTTACTCCAATCCATGTTGATTTATCTTGTATAAACGATGTTACCAATGAATTAGACATTGAAAAATTCAAATCATACCCATTATATTCAGATTATGCTAATGCAGAATTTATTTTAGAAAATGGAGAATTATACGATGCTAACTCCTCCCCTTCGGGGAGGTCGGGTGGGGCTTACATTGTAGGTCGCGAGATTGAAAAAATGTCAAAATCCAAATATAATGTCGTTACACCGGATTTAATTTGTGCGGAATATGGTGCCGATACCTTGCGTTTGTACGAGATGTTTTTAGGACCATTGGAACAAGCCAAGCCTTGGAATACCGCTGGAATTTCGGGAGTTTTTGGTTTCTTGAAAAAACTATGTCGCTTGTATTTTGACGATAACGGATTGATTGTTACAGACAACGAGCCTACAAAAGATAATTTGAAATCGTTACACAAGACGATTAAAAAAGTGGCCGAGGATATTGAGAGTTTTTCATTCAACACTTCGGTTTCTCAATTTATGATTTGTGTAAACGAATTGTCGACTCAAAATTGTCATGAAAGAGCGATTTTGGAGCCGTTGGCGATTTTAATATCACCTTATGCACCGCACATTGCTGAAGAATTGTGGTCTTTATTAGGACATTCGGATTCAATTGCAACAGTAGCTTTCCCTGAATTTGAACCGGCACATTTGGTTGAGAGTAGTAAAGAATATCCAGTTTCGTTCAACGGAAAAATGCGTTTTACGATTGAATTGCCTTTGGATTTAACCAAGGAACAAATCGAAGCAATTGTAATGAAAGATGAGCGTACCTTGCGTCAGTTGGATGGAAGAACGCCAAACAAAGTAATTATTGTACCTGGAAAAATTATCAATTTAGTAGGGTAG
- a CDS encoding cell division protein FtsX, protein MSSSYDKFQKRRLISSYFSVVLSVFLVLFLLGILGLFIINSKKLADDFRENIAMTVFFKNEANDTIIKSFNAELKKASFAKTFEYVSKEAAAKQHTDIIGEDFVTFLGENPLQNSFDIHLKADYVYKDSIAKVENQLRRNPMISDIVYDKQLVNLVNDNIKKVSMWILIISGFFTVIAVLLINSSLRLSIHSNRFIIKTMQMVGATKAFIRKPFLMRSIKLGMIGAGLAILALIGVLIYLENNFPDLGLLDDQLLIVLVLLSVFGLGILITWLSTYFATQRFLNLRTDDLY, encoded by the coding sequence ATGAGTTCTTCTTACGATAAATTTCAAAAACGCCGTTTAATCTCTTCTTATTTTTCAGTGGTTTTAAGTGTATTTTTAGTATTATTTTTACTAGGTATACTGGGACTTTTCATCATTAACTCTAAAAAATTAGCAGATGATTTTAGAGAAAACATTGCTATGACAGTGTTTTTCAAAAACGAAGCAAATGATACTATTATAAAATCCTTTAATGCCGAATTAAAAAAAGCGTCGTTTGCAAAAACATTTGAATACGTTTCAAAAGAAGCAGCTGCAAAACAACATACCGACATCATTGGGGAAGATTTTGTGACTTTCCTTGGCGAAAACCCATTGCAAAACTCATTTGACATTCATTTAAAAGCCGACTATGTTTACAAAGACAGTATTGCTAAAGTAGAAAATCAATTGCGAAGAAACCCTATGATTTCTGATATTGTATATGATAAACAACTAGTTAATTTAGTCAATGACAACATCAAGAAAGTCAGTATGTGGATTCTAATCATCAGTGGATTTTTTACCGTTATAGCTGTTTTACTTATTAATAGTTCGCTACGTTTATCGATTCACTCCAATCGTTTTATCATCAAAACCATGCAAATGGTAGGAGCCACAAAGGCTTTTATCAGAAAACCTTTCTTAATGCGAAGCATAAAATTAGGAATGATTGGGGCGGGATTAGCTATTTTGGCTCTAATTGGTGTTTTGATTTATCTTGAAAACAATTTCCCTGACCTAGGACTTCTTGATGATCAATTATTGATTGTACTAGTATTACTCTCTGTATTTGGCTTGGGAATTTTGATCACTTGGTTGAGTACGTATTTTGCAACACAGCGTTTCTTGAATTTACGAACAGACGATTTGTATTAA
- a CDS encoding type II toxin-antitoxin system RelE/ParE family toxin produces the protein MEIEKKEVIRSSYYLSDIQAIFEYGEITFGENAALYFYEDIKSIVRNLENYYLLHPECRHLETKTKIYRNIILGAYLIIYRIRPNTIEVLRAFHGSRSPKNIKNVRKIKI, from the coding sequence ATGGAGATTGAAAAAAAAGAAGTAATACGTTCTTCTTATTACTTATCAGATATTCAAGCTATTTTTGAATACGGGGAGATTACTTTTGGGGAGAATGCAGCTCTTTATTTTTATGAAGATATAAAGTCAATTGTTCGAAATCTCGAGAACTACTATCTACTCCACCCCGAATGTCGGCACTTGGAAACTAAGACTAAAATATATCGAAATATAATTTTAGGTGCCTATTTAATCATTTACAGAATTCGTCCCAACACAATTGAAGTATTAAGAGCTTTTCATGGAAGCCGTTCCCCTAAAAACATTAAAAATGTTAGAAAAATTAAGATTTAA
- a CDS encoding polyprenol monophosphomannose synthase, whose translation MNDCIVIIPTYNEIENVESIIRAVLSQHKPFHVLIIDDNSPDHTADKVMALQAEFPGRLFLEQRNKKSGLGTAYVHGFKWAMQHHYDFIFEMDADFSHNPHDLEKLYQACHFGDADLAVGSRYVTGVNVVNWPLSRVLLSYFASVYVRLITGMKIHDATAGFVCYKRQVLESINLDQIKFVGYAFQIEMKYRTFCKNFKITEVPIIFTDRTKGQSKMSNSIIVEAVFGVIALRLKRLVNTL comes from the coding sequence ATGAATGATTGCATTGTTATAATCCCTACCTATAACGAAATTGAGAATGTGGAGAGCATTATTAGAGCAGTGCTTTCGCAGCACAAGCCATTTCATGTTCTTATTATTGATGATAATTCGCCAGATCATACTGCAGATAAAGTAATGGCGCTTCAGGCAGAATTCCCTGGGCGATTATTCTTGGAACAACGAAATAAAAAATCAGGTTTAGGTACGGCTTATGTTCATGGATTCAAATGGGCAATGCAACATCATTATGATTTTATTTTTGAGATGGATGCTGATTTTTCTCACAATCCACATGATTTAGAAAAATTGTATCAAGCATGTCACTTTGGGGATGCGGATCTAGCAGTAGGTTCTCGATATGTTACAGGAGTCAATGTGGTCAACTGGCCTTTGAGTAGGGTGTTGTTGTCGTATTTTGCTTCGGTTTATGTACGCTTAATCACTGGAATGAAAATTCATGATGCAACAGCAGGATTTGTTTGTTACAAAAGACAGGTTTTAGAGAGTATCAATTTAGATCAAATCAAATTTGTGGGTTATGCATTTCAAATAGAGATGAAATACCGTACTTTTTGTAAAAATTTTAAAATAACCGAGGTACCTATCATTTTTACTGATAGGACCAAAGGGCAATCCAAAATGAGTAATTCCATTATCGTAGAAGCGGTTTTTGGGGTTATTGCACTTCGATTAAAAAGATTAGTCAATACATTATAA
- a CDS encoding DUF3098 domain-containing protein has protein sequence MKNNSEHKQEFLFEKVNYKILLIGIAVIALGFILMSGGGSEDPNVFNEDVFSFRRIRLAPTTVLIGFGITIYAILKNPKKA, from the coding sequence ATGAAAAACAATAGCGAACACAAACAAGAATTTCTTTTTGAAAAAGTAAATTATAAAATCTTACTGATTGGTATCGCAGTAATAGCACTAGGATTTATTCTAATGTCTGGCGGAGGAAGTGAGGATCCAAACGTTTTTAACGAAGATGTATTTAGTTTTAGACGCATCCGTTTAGCACCTACTACAGTTTTAATTGGTTTTGGAATTACCATTTATGCTATTTTAAAAAATCCGAAAAAAGCCTAA
- a CDS encoding uroporphyrinogen-III synthase has translation MKVKTILVSQPEPKVENSPYFELQQKHKVKIDFRPFIHVEGVSAKEIRLQKIDLNNYSAIILTSKNAVDHFFRVAEEMRYKVPEGLKYFCQSEAIAFYLQKYVVYRKRKIYVGPKDFADLSPLIKKYKDEKFLLPASDQLNADIPVTLNNLKVDWTPAVFYKTVMSDLSDLADVYYDVLAFFSPTGIKSLFKNFPDFKQNNTRIAVFGSTTQKEALEHGLRIDIMAPTPGTPSMTMALEKYVAEANKGK, from the coding sequence ATGAAAGTGAAAACAATTTTGGTGTCGCAACCAGAGCCTAAAGTAGAGAATTCTCCTTACTTTGAGCTGCAACAAAAACATAAAGTAAAAATTGATTTCAGACCTTTTATTCATGTAGAAGGGGTTAGTGCCAAAGAAATTAGACTTCAAAAAATAGATTTAAATAATTACAGCGCAATTATTTTAACCAGTAAAAATGCGGTGGATCACTTTTTTAGAGTAGCCGAAGAAATGCGATATAAAGTTCCTGAAGGCTTAAAATATTTTTGCCAGTCAGAAGCTATAGCTTTCTATCTTCAAAAATACGTAGTGTATAGAAAACGTAAAATTTATGTAGGCCCAAAAGATTTTGCTGATTTATCACCACTAATCAAAAAATACAAAGACGAGAAATTTTTATTGCCTGCTTCAGATCAATTAAATGCAGACATTCCTGTCACCTTAAACAACTTGAAAGTAGACTGGACTCCAGCTGTGTTTTATAAAACCGTAATGAGTGACCTTTCTGATTTAGCTGATGTTTATTATGATGTGTTAGCGTTTTTTAGCCCAACAGGAATCAAATCATTATTCAAAAATTTTCCTGACTTTAAACAAAACAATACTCGTATAGCTGTTTTTGGGAGCACTACTCAAAAAGAAGCATTGGAGCATGGGCTACGAATCGATATTATGGCGCCAACTCCTGGAACACCTTCGATGACAATGGCATTAGAAAAATACGTAGCCGAAGCCAATAAAGGAAAATAA
- a CDS encoding thioredoxin family protein gives MKTVIAQALFKSHSYLEYRKLMADLLKEGKSTAVEQTEERTHYSELNETRMHRLDKTMKITEANSAKLKTLNKSYLWVVLTESWCGDAAQIVPILNKMVLEANQKIELKLVLRDENEDLMNYFLTNKSKAIPKLIIIDKATGSVVGDWGPRPQGAIDLIESYKEKFGVIDETAKTELQLWYLHDKGASTQDEIMELMQENFKS, from the coding sequence ATGAAAACTGTTATTGCTCAGGCATTGTTCAAAAGTCATTCGTACTTAGAATATAGAAAATTAATGGCTGATTTGTTAAAAGAAGGAAAATCCACCGCTGTAGAACAAACAGAAGAACGTACCCATTATAGTGAATTGAACGAGACTCGGATGCATCGTTTGGATAAAACAATGAAAATAACAGAAGCAAATAGTGCGAAGTTAAAGACTTTAAATAAAAGTTATCTTTGGGTAGTACTGACGGAAAGTTGGTGTGGTGATGCAGCACAAATAGTACCAATTCTCAACAAAATGGTATTGGAAGCCAATCAAAAAATTGAGTTGAAATTAGTTTTACGTGATGAAAATGAAGATTTGATGAATTATTTTTTGACTAATAAAAGTAAAGCAATTCCAAAACTTATTATTATTGACAAAGCTACAGGATCGGTAGTAGGTGATTGGGGACCAAGACCTCAAGGAGCCATTGATTTGATTGAAAGTTATAAAGAAAAATTTGGAGTCATTGATGAAACTGCTAAAACCGAATTACAGTTATGGTATTTGCACGACAAAGGCGCGAGTACTCAAGATGAGATTATGGAATTAATGCAAGAGAATTTTAAATCTTAA
- a CDS encoding DUF4271 domain-containing protein, translating into MTEYILHPRITENTDWATLLFLFCFATIAITKSVFENRFADFANLLFSDKYNKVYRESNNLKNGFTIALFFVQVVSLAFFIQLSLHIYGHGEKTDWMQYVQITNFLLFFILTKVLIEKIIATSFHIEEFVEQFNHQKVTYRTYIALILLPINMLFFYFDPISKVVPTLIIAIVIVANLVTYFISVKNYQNLILSKLFYFILYLCTLEIAPYYFLYYWFTKGIA; encoded by the coding sequence ATGACTGAATACATACTTCATCCCCGCATTACTGAGAATACCGATTGGGCTACTCTTTTATTTTTATTCTGTTTTGCAACAATTGCAATCACAAAATCAGTGTTCGAAAATCGATTTGCTGATTTTGCCAACCTACTCTTTTCAGACAAATACAATAAAGTGTATCGAGAAAGTAACAACCTTAAAAATGGTTTTACTATCGCCTTATTTTTTGTCCAAGTAGTTTCTTTAGCTTTTTTTATCCAACTTTCATTACACATTTATGGACATGGAGAAAAAACAGATTGGATGCAGTATGTTCAAATTACTAACTTCTTATTATTCTTTATCTTAACAAAAGTTTTAATAGAAAAAATAATTGCTACTTCGTTTCATATTGAAGAATTTGTTGAGCAATTTAACCACCAAAAAGTAACGTACCGAACCTATATTGCCCTTATTTTACTCCCAATTAATATGTTATTTTTCTATTTTGACCCTATATCAAAAGTAGTTCCAACTTTAATTATCGCAATCGTAATAGTAGCTAACCTTGTTACCTATTTTATTTCGGTAAAAAATTATCAAAATTTAATATTGAGCAAGTTGTTTTATTTTATTTTGTATCTTTGCACTCTTGAAATAGCGCCCTACTATTTCCTGTATTATTGGTTTACAAAAGGAATTGCTTAG
- the frr gene encoding ribosome recycling factor — protein sequence MTEEIEFILDSTKESMEGSIAHLGKSFLNIRAGKASPAMLGSVFVDYYGSATPLSQVSKISVPDARTITLQPFEKNMLQAIEKAIMMANLGFNPMNNGDVVIISVPPLTEERRRELAKQAKAEAEDAKIGVRNARKDANTEIKKLEKEGTSEDICKSAEDDVQNLTNAYIKKIDDLLVEKEAEIMKV from the coding sequence ATGACTGAAGAAATTGAATTTATATTAGATAGTACCAAAGAATCTATGGAAGGTTCTATTGCGCATTTAGGGAAATCATTTTTAAATATCCGTGCTGGAAAAGCATCTCCTGCAATGTTGGGCAGTGTTTTTGTTGACTATTACGGTTCGGCGACACCACTTTCTCAGGTATCAAAAATCAGTGTTCCTGATGCCAGAACGATTACATTACAACCTTTCGAAAAAAACATGTTGCAAGCCATTGAAAAAGCAATCATGATGGCTAATCTAGGTTTCAACCCAATGAATAACGGAGATGTAGTAATTATTAGTGTTCCGCCATTGACTGAAGAAAGAAGACGCGAATTAGCGAAACAAGCAAAAGCTGAGGCAGAAGACGCTAAAATTGGTGTTAGAAATGCGCGTAAAGATGCTAATACCGAAATTAAAAAATTAGAGAAAGAGGGAACTTCAGAAGATATTTGTAAAAGTGCTGAAGATGATGTTCAAAATTTAACTAACGCATACATCAAAAAAATAGACGACCTTCTTGTAGAGAAAGAAGCAGAAATCATGAAAGTATAA
- a CDS encoding undecaprenyl-diphosphate phosphatase — MNTLQAIILAIIEGITEFLPVSSTGHMIIASSFFGIEHDEFTKLFTIVIQLGAILSVVVLYFKRFFQSFDFYFKLFVAFIPAVVLGLLFSKKIDALLENPVTVAVSLLIGGILLLKVDDWFNNSHETEITYLKALKIGLFQCIAMIPGVSRSGATIVGGMSQKLTRTSAAEFSFFLAVPTMLGATVKKCYDFYKDGLVLTHDQINYLIIGNIVAFIVALLAIKTFIGFLSRRGFKLFGYYRIIAGIILLVIHFFIHPLTII, encoded by the coding sequence ATGAATACATTACAAGCTATAATTCTAGCCATAATTGAAGGCATTACTGAGTTTTTACCTGTATCGTCTACTGGACACATGATTATCGCCTCATCTTTCTTCGGGATTGAACATGACGAATTCACTAAACTTTTCACTATTGTAATACAATTAGGTGCTATTCTTTCGGTAGTAGTGCTTTATTTCAAACGCTTTTTTCAGTCTTTTGATTTTTACTTCAAACTTTTTGTTGCCTTTATACCCGCGGTTGTTTTGGGCTTGCTTTTCAGCAAAAAAATAGACGCTTTGCTTGAAAATCCAGTTACTGTTGCTGTATCCCTCCTAATTGGAGGAATCCTGTTACTGAAAGTAGACGATTGGTTCAATAATTCACATGAAACAGAAATCACCTATTTAAAAGCCTTAAAAATTGGATTGTTCCAATGTATCGCGATGATTCCAGGTGTTTCTAGAAGTGGCGCTACAATTGTGGGAGGTATGTCTCAAAAATTAACTCGTACTTCGGCAGCTGAATTTTCATTTTTTTTAGCGGTTCCTACTATGTTAGGTGCTACTGTAAAAAAATGCTACGACTTTTATAAAGATGGATTGGTATTGACTCATGACCAAATTAATTATTTAATTATTGGAAATATCGTGGCCTTTATCGTGGCACTTTTAGCAATAAAAACATTTATCGGATTTTTAAGTAGACGAGGATTTAAGCTCTTTGGGTATTACCGAATCATCGCTGGAATTATCTTATTGGTTATCCACTTTTTTATTCATCCTTTGACAATTATTTAA